From Apium graveolens cultivar Ventura chromosome 9, ASM990537v1, whole genome shotgun sequence, the proteins below share one genomic window:
- the LOC141687318 gene encoding F-box/kelch-repeat protein SKIP25 produces the protein MANTITPAGKKPKLHHRRRRLPPLIPGLPDHIAEKCLSKVRPEILYSVCKLWRNLIYSPSFSPFLSIYVLFVSNQSVDLSDSLVLKAFDPLSEKWRSAPAPPDDPPVRLLVQHPFFISRKLPVQSVSVSGKLVILAATTENFAPALSSPIVFNPVTRSWSCAPPLEAARRWCVAGACGSSVFVASGVGSQYNTEVARSVEKLEVFEPKCESFEKNCEKYWKWRKLGLLKDGKFSREAIEAVSYRGKLCMVNVKGDYRKEGLVYDVENDTWHDMPEGMLTGWRGPAASMQEETLYVVDESKGVLKKYNSDDDSWADVIECEKLQGAEYIAAEGGRVCVVCSGGVDIVVVDVVANPLKLFVVETPEGLQAMSIHVLPRMSCSDYSSSSLSQVLDSMDEFSMNVKMD, from the coding sequence ATGGCAAATACAATCACTCCCGCCGGAAAGAAACCAAAGCTCCATCACCGCCGCCGCCGATTGCCGCCGCTAATACCAGGACTACCGGACCACATCGCCGAGAAATGTCTCTCCAAAGTTCGACCGGAGATTCTATACTCCGTTTGTAAATTATGGAGAAATTTAATTTATTCGCCGTCTTTTTCGCCGTTTTTATCGATTTACGTGCTGTTTGTTTCGAATCAAAGTGTAGATCTGAGTGATTCGCTTGTTTTAAAGGCGTTTGATCCGTTGTCGGAGAAGTGGAGGTCGGCGCCGGCGCCGCCGGACGATCCGCCGGTGAGATTACTTGTACAACATCCATTTTTTATATCGAGGAAGCTTCCGGTGCAATCGGTGAGTGTTTCCGGTAAGTTAGTGATTTTAGCGGCGACGACGGAGAATTTCGCGCCGGCGCTTTCGTCGCCGATTGTTTTTAATCCGGTGACGAGGAGTTGGAGTTGTGCGCCGCCGTTAGAGGCGGCGCGGCGGTGGTGCGTGGCCGGCGCGTGTGGGAGCTCGGTGTTTGTAGCGAGCGGCGTTGGATCGCAATATAATACCGAAGTTGCGAGATCGGTAGAGAAATTGGAGGTGTTCGAGCCGAAATGCGAGAGTTTCGAGAAAAATTGTGAGAAATATTGGAAGTGGAGGAAGTTAGGGTTACTGAAAGATGGAAAGTTTAGTAGAGAAGCAATTGAAGCGGTTAGTTATAGAGGGAAATTGTGTATGGTGAATGTGAAAGGCGATTATCGAAAAGAAGGACTAGTTTACGATGTCGAAAACGACACGTGGCACGACATGCCTGAGGGAATGCTGACAGGATGGAGAGGTCCTGCAGCGTCAATGCAAGAGGAGACTTTATATGTCGTCGATGAATCGAAAGGCGTGTTGAAGAAGTACAATTCGGATGATGATTCTTGGGCGGATGTTATAGAATGCGAGAAATTACAAGGAGCGGAGTACATTGCTGCAGAAGGAGGGAGAGTGTGTGTTGTTTGCAGTGGCGGTGTTGATATTGTCGTGGTGGATGTTGTTGCAAATCCGTTGAAATTGTTTGTGGTGGAGACTCCGGAGGGGTTGCAGGCGATGTCGATCCATGTTTTGCCGCGGATGAGTTGCTCGGACTATTCTAGTTCGAGTTTGTCACAGGTCCTGGATTCGATGGATGAATTTTCAATGAACGTAAAAATGGATTAG